GGTTTTCTGTCATAGATGTATGCGGAGCGCTTACGGAAAGCCCCGATGCAGGCGCATACTGGAGGAAGTTGAAACAAAGACTTAAAAAAGAAGGGAGCGAGGTCGTGACATTTTGTCACGGACTGAAATTACCAGCTGCTGATGGAAAAAATTACGAAACTGACTGCGCAAATACAGAAGGTATATTCCGCTTTATCCAATCCATCCCATCCCCTAAGGCTGAGCCTTTTAAACGCTGGCTGGCTAAAGTGGGCTATGAACGCGTGCAGGAAATTGAAAATCCTGAACTCGGAACAAAGCGGACAAGGGAATTGTATAAGGCAAAGGGTTATTCTGATGAATGGATAGAAAAGCGTATGCGCGGCATTGCTATCAGGGAAGAGCTTACGGACGAATGGAAGAAGAGAGAAGTGAAAGAGAAGAGGGAATATGAGATACTTACCGCCGAGATCGCAAAGGCTGCATTCGGCGTAACCCCGGGTCAGCATAAGAAATTAAAAGGGTTGAAACGCGAGAACCTGAGAGACCATATGAATGACCTTGAGTTGATCTTCTCGATGCTTGGCGAAGCTGCCACGACAGAGATAACCAGAGTTGATGATGCAAAAGGTTTTCATGAGAGCAAACATTCAGCGCGCAAGGGCGGCGAGGTTGCAGGCATGGCGAGAAAAGACCTTGAGAAGAAGACTGGCAAGAGGGTTGTGTCAAAAGAGAATTATCTTGAGACTCCTGAAAAGGTTAAGAGGCTGAAAGGTAGATAAAGGGATGACATTACTTCTTAGCCACTATCTTCAAAAACCGTCTCTTCCCTACTTTTAACAAATACTCACCTGCAGGAAGTTTCTTATCAGGGTCATCGCACTTCTCATCATCAACCTTCACACCGCCCTGCTGCATGAGCCTTATGGCCTCTCCGGTGCTTTTGACTGAGCCTGAATCTTTTAGAACTTTGGGAAGCCAGAAGTCATTATCATCTTCAAGTGTGTAGACAGGAACATCATCGGGTATGCCATGATCTTTAAAGATGCTGTCAAACTCTTCCTTTGCCTTGAGCGCTTCGTCTTTGCTGTGATACCTCTCAGTTATCTCAAGGGCAAGTTCTTCTTTTGCCTTCTTCGGGTGGACGGAACCGTCTTTCAAGCCCTCTTTTAATTTGGCCAGTTCATCAACAGATATATGGCTCAAGAGTTCATAGTACTTGATCATGAGTTCATCGCTGATGGAGAGGATCTTTCCGTATATATCTTTTGCAGGTTCTGAGATGCCGATGTAGTTTCCGAGGCTCTTTGACATCTTCTTTATGCCGTCTGTCCCCTCAAGAAGCGGCATGATGACAAGCACCTGCGGCTCCTGCCCGTCCTTCTCCTGAAGCTCTCTGCCCATCAGGAGGTTAAACCTCTGGTCTGTGCCTCCAAGCTCGACATCAGACTGAAGCACAACTGAATCATATCCCTGAAGGAGCGGGTACATGAACTCATGGATGCCGATGGAGTTATTGTTTGCGAACCTCTTTTTAAAGTCATCCCGCTCAAGCATGCGGGCAACGGTCTGTTTTGCCTGAAGCTTTATGATCTCCATGGTGGATAACTTGTCGAGCCATTCACTGTTGAAGCGTATCTCGGTCTTGTTTGGGTCAAGCACCTTAAAGACTTGGGTCTTGTATGTCTCCGCATTCTTCAAGACCTCTTCCTTTGTAAGCGGCTTTCTTATCTCGTTTCTCCCTGTGGGGTCGCCTATCATTCCTGTCAGGTCGCCGATGATGAGGGTGAGTTGATGCCCGATGTCCTGGAGCTGCCGCATCTTCTGAAGGAGCACAGTATGTCCGAGATGGATATCTGGAGCGGTAGGATCAAAACCGACCTTCAGCTTTAAAGGCTTCTTCTCTTTATAAGAGCGCTCGAGCTTTTTGAGAAGCTCCTTTTCAAGCAGGATCTCAAATGTTCCCCTCTTGAATATCTTCAGCTGTTCTTCCGGTTTTAGCATTGTCATAGTTAGAAAAGAATACAGGATTTATGTATGAAGATTCAATATCGGCTACTTCTTCATCAGCGCCTTAACGCTCGGGAAGGCATCCATATTCGTGTGCGGGATGAACAATCCCGAGACGTACTCATCCATGAAAGAGCGTGAGACAGAGAGCTCGAGATAGGTCATCCTCTCTGCTATCTTCTCGCCTTCTTCCCGCAGTTTTCTGGAGAGAGAGCAGAGGTATGCGCCTGTGACAGAGGTGTTGCCTAAGAATTTAAACTTCTCTCTCGGCATGTCAGGAAGCATCCCGAGTATGATCGCTTTTTCAATATCAAGGAACTTTCCAAAGCCGCCTGCTATGTATACCTTTTGAATGTCATCGAATGTAAAACCCACTTCGCTTAGGAGTATCGATATGCCTGCGTAGATGGCTGCTTTCGCCCTGAGTATATTCTCTATGTCAGGTTCGGTAAGCACGATATCCCTGTCCTTTCCGTAATGGATCACGAACTCAAGTCCGTCCTCGCCCATTCTCACTCTCTTTGAAACATCTTTCTGCAGTTTGCCCCTCTGGTCAATGATGCCTGTGAAGAACATCTCTGATATAGCATCGATCATTCCCGAGCCGCAGATGCCGAGAGCCTGAGATTCACCTATCACCTTTATCTCAGGCTCAAAAGTGCTGCGGTTTATCTTAACATCCTCTATCGCGCCCTCTGTCGCGCGCATGCCGTGCTTCATCCCGCTTCCTTCAAAGCACGGGCCTGCTGAACATGCGGCAGCCACAAGCAGTTCAGAGTTGCCGAGGACTATCTCGCCGTTGGTGCCGATATCCATAAATAGAGAGAGCTCCTCTCTTTTATGCAGTCCTGACGCGAGAACGCCTGAGACGATGTCTCCGCCGACATAGCTTGAGACTGACGGGAAGGTATATACAGGCGTATTCGGGTTTAGATTTATTCCGAGCTCGCCTGTGAAAGAGATCGGGAAGGTATTTGCAGTCGGGATATAAGGCTCCTCTCGTATGGATGAAGGGTCAAGGCTGAAGAAGAGCTGTGTCATAGTGGGGTTGCCCGCGATAACAAGCTGGTCTATCGTATCCGGGTCTGTAGCATGCGCCTTCATCAGCAACGCCAGCATGATGTTGATGTCATTTATAACAGCTTCATTGATATTGGCGAGCTCGCCGTGCTCTGTCGCATGAACTATCCTTGTTATGACATCATCCCCGAATCTTATCTGCGAATTATATGTTGATGCGATATCAACTACCTTGCCGTCTGTCAGGTCGATGAGATAGAGAGCAAGCGTTGTTGTTCCGATATCAACGGCAACACCGTAGCGCAGCGCCTCTTTGTCTCCCGGGAAGATATTAATGACCTCATGGCAGTCCTCTGTATGTATCGAGGAGATCGTCACTTTCCACTTCTCTTTTCTCAATGTTGCGGAAAGGTTCTTCAATAATCTGAAAGGCACTTTAAGACAGGAAAGTCCGTATGAATCCAGCCCTCTCTTTAACCGCGCAAGGTCGCTGATATTGTCATCAAGTGACGCAGGAGGAAGCTGAAGCACAACTCTCTCGGTAAGCGGGTCCAGCTCTGCGCCTGAAGCTGCGAAAAGGGCCTGCAGGTCTTTGGACTTTTCTGTTGCTATCTTTCCTTCGATCGTGAGGACAGACTCTTTGGGTATGTCTATGCTCAGGTCGCTTTGCGGAAAGGTCTTGCACGCGAGCACATAGCCCCTGCTGATCTCTTCGTGTGAAAGTTTTG
The genomic region above belongs to Thermodesulfovibrionia bacterium and contains:
- a CDS encoding Bro-N domain-containing protein — protein: METNIAVFRGKGIRKTIHKNEWWFSVIDVCGALTESPDAGAYWRKLKQRLKKEGSEVVTFCHGLKLPAADGKNYETDCANTEGIFRFIQSIPSPKAEPFKRWLAKVGYERVQEIENPELGTKRTRELYKAKGYSDEWIEKRMRGIAIREELTDEWKKREVKEKREYEILTAEIAKAAFGVTPGQHKKLKGLKRENLRDHMNDLELIFSMLGEAATTEITRVDDAKGFHESKHSARKGGEVAGMARKDLEKKTGKRVVSKENYLETPEKVKRLKGR
- the tyrS gene encoding tyrosine--tRNA ligase, giving the protein MLKPEEQLKIFKRGTFEILLEKELLKKLERSYKEKKPLKLKVGFDPTAPDIHLGHTVLLQKMRQLQDIGHQLTLIIGDLTGMIGDPTGRNEIRKPLTKEEVLKNAETYKTQVFKVLDPNKTEIRFNSEWLDKLSTMEIIKLQAKQTVARMLERDDFKKRFANNNSIGIHEFMYPLLQGYDSVVLQSDVELGGTDQRFNLLMGRELQEKDGQEPQVLVIMPLLEGTDGIKKMSKSLGNYIGISEPAKDIYGKILSISDELMIKYYELLSHISVDELAKLKEGLKDGSVHPKKAKEELALEITERYHSKDEALKAKEEFDSIFKDHGIPDDVPVYTLEDDNDFWLPKVLKDSGSVKSTGEAIRLMQQGGVKVDDEKCDDPDKKLPAGEYLLKVGKRRFLKIVAKK
- a CDS encoding ASKHA domain-containing protein; its protein translation is MGKDLKITLASGKVIPASADSSLLESLNREGVFLTSSCAGKGTCGKCKVIVRSGSADSKAKTKLSHEEISRGYVLACKTFPQSDLSIDIPKESVLTIEGKIATEKSKDLQALFAASGAELDPLTERVVLQLPPASLDDNISDLARLKRGLDSYGLSCLKVPFRLLKNLSATLRKEKWKVTISSIHTEDCHEVINIFPGDKEALRYGVAVDIGTTTLALYLIDLTDGKVVDIASTYNSQIRFGDDVITRIVHATEHGELANINEAVINDINIMLALLMKAHATDPDTIDQLVIAGNPTMTQLFFSLDPSSIREEPYIPTANTFPISFTGELGINLNPNTPVYTFPSVSSYVGGDIVSGVLASGLHKREELSLFMDIGTNGEIVLGNSELLVAAACSAGPCFEGSGMKHGMRATEGAIEDVKINRSTFEPEIKVIGESQALGICGSGMIDAISEMFFTGIIDQRGKLQKDVSKRVRMGEDGLEFVIHYGKDRDIVLTEPDIENILRAKAAIYAGISILLSEVGFTFDDIQKVYIAGGFGKFLDIEKAIILGMLPDMPREKFKFLGNTSVTGAYLCSLSRKLREEGEKIAERMTYLELSVSRSFMDEYVSGLFIPHTNMDAFPSVKALMKK